Proteins from one Loktanella sp. M215 genomic window:
- a CDS encoding glycosyltransferase family 2 protein, whose product MTIFAPGFSMADLDAPLPEDPAGLLQRLVQDGYVTAAQAQAAQEIAARENLTVLGVLQTRFSLSQRSLALVQNATLSARMIDPMIDAPDRALVQTFGAAQAMAGGVLPWRRMGDCTLILSPDYARFLRQQPALTAALGPVRMGVSMPDQITGALARDFGADLVRRAETRLPAADSCRDWRAGRAMGWVVVAAFALVAATVAAPVAVITAFSALAVVLLVLTGGIKVAAALSGLRTDAAPSVASPDGPLPIITLLVPLYRERAIADHLLTRLEALDYPRERLDVCLVLEDNDTTTKEALGRTRLLTWMRSITVPEGTLRTKPRALNYALDFARGSIVGVYDAEDAPATDQLRIVAATFAGADPQVACLQGVLDYYNSSANWLTRCFTLEYASWFRVVLPGYARMGLVVPLGGTTLFFRRDILERLGGWDAHNVTEDADLGLRLARAGYRTAFIPSVTEEEANGRFWPWVKQRSRWLKGYGVTWCVHMREPRALWRDLGPWRFFGVQVLFAGTLSQFLLAPLVWSFWLVPFGVHHPAADLLPRPVFWAMVGLFITCELANFAIAALAVRRAGKGWLIPWALTLQLYFPLGAVACYKGLLELTWKPFYWHKTAHGILLPKHAPATAPPRPLPHPVSDA is encoded by the coding sequence ATGACGATTTTTGCGCCAGGCTTTTCCATGGCGGATCTGGATGCCCCCCTGCCGGAGGATCCGGCGGGTCTGCTGCAAAGGCTCGTGCAGGACGGCTACGTCACTGCGGCGCAGGCACAGGCGGCACAAGAGATCGCCGCGCGTGAAAACCTGACCGTGCTGGGTGTGCTGCAGACCCGGTTCAGCTTGTCCCAGCGCAGTCTGGCGCTGGTGCAGAACGCCACATTGTCTGCCCGCATGATCGATCCCATGATCGACGCACCGGACCGCGCCCTCGTGCAGACCTTTGGCGCGGCGCAGGCGATGGCCGGCGGCGTCCTGCCGTGGCGCAGGATGGGCGACTGCACGCTGATCCTGTCGCCCGATTATGCCCGTTTCCTGCGTCAGCAACCGGCGCTGACCGCCGCACTCGGACCCGTCCGCATGGGCGTCAGCATGCCTGACCAGATCACGGGTGCGCTGGCACGCGACTTTGGCGCGGACCTTGTCAGGCGGGCCGAAACGCGGTTGCCCGCTGCAGACAGTTGCCGCGACTGGCGGGCCGGGCGCGCGATGGGATGGGTTGTGGTCGCTGCGTTCGCGCTGGTGGCTGCAACCGTGGCCGCCCCGGTCGCTGTCATCACCGCCTTTTCGGCGCTCGCGGTGGTGCTTCTGGTTTTGACCGGCGGGATCAAGGTCGCCGCAGCGCTGTCCGGCCTGCGGACCGACGCGGCACCGTCCGTTGCTTCACCCGACGGGCCCCTGCCAATCATCACCCTGCTGGTGCCGCTCTACCGCGAACGGGCCATCGCCGACCACCTGCTGACTCGGCTGGAAGCACTGGATTACCCCCGCGAACGCCTCGACGTCTGCCTCGTGCTCGAAGACAACGACACCACCACGAAAGAGGCGTTGGGCCGCACCCGCCTGTTGACGTGGATGCGGTCCATCACCGTGCCCGAAGGCACGCTGCGGACCAAGCCACGCGCGCTGAACTACGCGCTCGACTTCGCGCGCGGCAGCATCGTGGGCGTCTACGATGCAGAGGATGCGCCCGCCACCGACCAGCTGCGCATCGTCGCCGCGACCTTTGCCGGCGCCGATCCGCAGGTGGCCTGCCTGCAGGGCGTGCTCGACTATTACAACAGCAGCGCCAACTGGCTGACCCGCTGCTTCACGCTGGAATACGCCAGCTGGTTCCGCGTCGTGCTGCCGGGCTATGCCCGCATGGGCCTTGTCGTGCCGCTGGGCGGCACCACGCTGTTCTTTCGCCGCGACATCCTGGAACGGCTGGGCGGCTGGGACGCCCATAACGTGACAGAGGATGCGGATCTTGGCCTGCGGCTGGCGCGCGCGGGCTACCGGACCGCCTTCATCCCCTCCGTCACCGAGGAAGAGGCGAACGGCCGCTTCTGGCCTTGGGTCAAGCAGCGGTCACGCTGGCTCAAGGGGTACGGCGTCACGTGGTGCGTCCACATGCGCGAACCGCGCGCACTCTGGCGCGATCTGGGGCCGTGGCGGTTCTTTGGCGTGCAGGTGCTGTTTGCGGGCACGCTGTCGCAATTCCTGCTGGCACCGCTGGTCTGGTCGTTCTGGCTGGTCCCCTTCGGGGTGCACCACCCGGCGGCGGACCTGCTGCCGCGCCCGGTCTTCTGGGCCATGGTGGGCCTCTTCATCACCTGCGAACTCGCGAATTTCGCCATCGCCGCCCTTGCCGTGCGACGCGCGGGCAAGGGCTGGCTGATTCCCTGGGCACTGACCCTGCAGCTTTATTTCCCGCTAGGGGCCGTCGCCTGCTACAAAGGGCTGCTAGAACTCACGTGGAAGCCGTTCTACTGGCACAAGACCGCGCACGGCATCCTGTTGCCAAAGCATGCGCCCGCTACTGCGCCGCCTCGACCTTTGCCGCATCCAGTTTCAGACGCGTGA
- a CDS encoding GntR family transcriptional regulator: protein MQDRATPQKDAYALILEAIDSHIYKPGDRLVESELADRLGVSRTPVREALQRLETQSLLTRDGRSLIVASLDHTQMAELYVVRGTLEGLAARLAARHATPEEVAVLRDMLAADEALKDDPEALSRANRRFHKQIHLASHNRFLVQQLDLVHRSMALLATTSISAKGRGGDTLREHERIVEAIAAGDGDAADTALRAHISEAFVTRLKLDAAKVEAAQ, encoded by the coding sequence ATGCAAGATCGCGCAACACCGCAGAAGGATGCCTATGCGCTGATCCTCGAAGCGATCGACAGCCACATCTACAAGCCCGGCGACCGGCTGGTGGAAAGCGAGCTGGCCGACCGGCTGGGCGTCAGCCGGACCCCGGTGCGCGAGGCGCTGCAGCGGCTGGAGACGCAAAGCCTGCTGACCCGCGACGGGCGGTCGCTGATCGTGGCCTCCCTCGACCACACGCAGATGGCAGAGCTTTACGTCGTGCGCGGCACGCTGGAGGGGCTGGCCGCCCGGCTGGCGGCCCGTCATGCCACGCCAGAGGAAGTCGCCGTGCTGCGCGATATGCTGGCCGCCGACGAAGCGCTGAAGGACGACCCCGAGGCGCTGAGCCGCGCGAACCGGCGGTTCCACAAGCAGATCCACCTTGCGTCGCACAACCGGTTTCTGGTGCAGCAGCTGGATCTGGTGCACCGGTCGATGGCCCTGCTGGCCACGACCTCGATTTCCGCCAAGGGGCGGGGCGGCGATACGCTGAGGGAGCACGAGCGAATCGTCGAGGCCATCGCTGCGGGTGACGGCGATGCGGCGGATACGGCGCTGCGGGCGCATATCTCTGAGGCCTTCGTCACGCGTCTGAAACTGGATGCGGCAAAGGTCGAGGCGGCGCAGTAG
- a CDS encoding FAD-dependent monooxygenase, translating to MPYIPGMDKIQTDLLISGGGVAGLAAAVAFGAAGFDVVVVDPAPPVTDAADPGADLRTTAFLQPAQGVLDRAGVWQALSGHATPLAIMRIVDAAKETPVSRDFAASDISDRPFGWNLPNWLLRRVMVDRIGAMDNVTLRTGTGFAAMVARTDQALVRLTDGTQIAARLVIGADGRGSPVREAASIGVATTRYGQKAVTFAVTHPGPHNGVSTEVHRAGGPFTLVPLPDHDGQPCSSVVWMDTGPRITTLAALSDADFTAAANDRSAGVNGPLTLVGRRSVWPIISQIADRITAPRTALVAEAAHVMPPIGAQGLNMSLADIACLLDLTVANPDALGSPAMLAAYARARHGEMRLRVTGIDALNRTSMAQSPLIHDLRALGVRALHDASPVRRRLMKLGLGAA from the coding sequence ATGCCCTATATCCCGGGCATGGACAAAATACAGACAGATCTTCTGATCAGCGGCGGCGGCGTGGCGGGCCTCGCGGCAGCGGTAGCCTTCGGTGCTGCGGGTTTCGACGTCGTCGTGGTGGACCCGGCCCCGCCCGTCACCGATGCCGCAGACCCCGGCGCTGACCTGCGCACCACCGCCTTTCTGCAACCGGCCCAAGGGGTTCTGGACCGTGCCGGGGTGTGGCAGGCACTGTCAGGTCACGCCACGCCGCTCGCGATCATGCGGATCGTGGACGCCGCAAAGGAGACGCCCGTCAGCCGCGACTTCGCCGCCTCCGACATCTCTGACAGGCCCTTCGGGTGGAACCTGCCGAACTGGCTGCTGCGCCGCGTGATGGTCGACCGCATCGGGGCGATGGACAACGTGACCCTGCGCACCGGCACCGGCTTTGCCGCAATGGTCGCGCGCACGGATCAGGCGCTGGTGCGGCTGACCGACGGCACACAGATCGCGGCCCGGCTGGTGATCGGCGCCGACGGCCGCGGATCTCCGGTGCGAGAGGCCGCAAGCATCGGTGTTGCGACGACGCGCTACGGCCAAAAGGCCGTGACCTTTGCCGTGACCCACCCCGGCCCGCACAACGGCGTCTCGACCGAGGTGCATCGCGCGGGCGGCCCGTTCACGCTGGTGCCCCTGCCCGACCACGACGGCCAGCCCTGCTCCTCCGTCGTGTGGATGGATACCGGCCCACGGATCACAACCCTTGCAGCCCTCTCGGACGCGGATTTCACAGCCGCCGCGAACGATCGCAGCGCCGGTGTGAATGGCCCGCTGACACTGGTCGGCCGCCGGTCGGTCTGGCCGATCATCAGCCAGATCGCGGACCGGATCACCGCACCGCGCACGGCACTGGTGGCCGAGGCCGCCCACGTCATGCCGCCCATCGGCGCGCAGGGCCTGAACATGTCGCTGGCCGATATTGCCTGCCTGCTGGACCTTACGGTCGCGAACCCTGACGCGCTGGGATCGCCCGCAATGCTCGCGGCCTATGCCCGCGCCCGCCACGGCGAGATGCGTCTGCGCGTCACCGGCATCGACGCGCTGAATCGCACGTCGATGGCGCAAAGTCCGCTGATCCACGACCTGCGCGCCCTCGGCGTCCGGGCCTTGCACGACGCAAGCCCGGTCCGCCGCCGCCTGATGAAGCTGGGGCTGGGTGCCGCCTAG
- a CDS encoding aminotransferase class V-fold PLP-dependent enzyme, with translation MTHAPVDPDGLMEFSVVFTDRSLNSMSKVFQQVMRDCSALLKEVYAADAVAIVPGGGTFGMEAVARQFGTNAHCFIVRNGWFSYRWSQIFDAGGFAAETTVKMAHQTGNDSRAPFAPAPIEDVVQAIRAAKPDVVFAPHVETSAGLILPDDYLKAMADAAHEVGAIMVLDCIASGCIWVDMKATGVDVLISAPQKGWSATPCAGLVMMSDRAAERLEATTSNSFAGDLKKWRQIMKAYEDGGHAYHATMPTDGLRAFRDTMEETRDYGFDKLKAAQWELGNAVRKHLTGMGVASVAAEGFQAPGVVVSYTDNPEVKSGAAFVKEGMQIAAGVPLQVGEPADFMTFRLGLFGLDKLYNVQGTLDRLLPVLTRVL, from the coding sequence ATGACGCATGCCCCGGTCGACCCGGACGGGTTGATGGAATTTTCGGTGGTCTTCACGGACCGGTCGCTCAATTCCATGAGCAAGGTGTTCCAGCAGGTCATGCGCGACTGCTCTGCCCTGCTGAAAGAGGTCTATGCCGCCGATGCGGTGGCGATCGTCCCCGGCGGCGGCACTTTCGGCATGGAGGCGGTGGCGCGGCAGTTCGGGACGAACGCGCATTGTTTCATCGTCCGCAACGGCTGGTTTTCCTACCGCTGGAGCCAGATCTTCGACGCCGGCGGTTTTGCTGCCGAGACGACCGTGAAGATGGCGCATCAGACCGGCAACGACAGCCGCGCGCCCTTTGCGCCCGCGCCGATCGAGGATGTGGTGCAGGCGATCCGCGCTGCCAAGCCGGATGTGGTCTTTGCCCCCCATGTGGAAACCAGCGCGGGCCTGATCCTGCCCGATGATTACCTGAAAGCCATGGCCGATGCGGCGCATGAAGTGGGGGCGATCATGGTGCTCGATTGCATCGCGTCGGGCTGCATCTGGGTCGACATGAAGGCGACCGGCGTCGACGTGCTGATCTCTGCCCCGCAAAAGGGCTGGTCGGCGACACCCTGTGCGGGCCTTGTGATGATGTCGGACCGCGCGGCGGAACGGCTGGAGGCGACGACCTCGAACAGTTTTGCCGGTGATCTGAAGAAGTGGCGCCAGATCATGAAGGCCTACGAGGATGGCGGTCACGCGTACCATGCCACGATGCCGACGGACGGGCTGCGCGCCTTCCGCGACACGATGGAGGAGACGCGGGATTACGGCTTTGATAAATTGAAGGCCGCCCAGTGGGAGTTGGGCAATGCGGTGCGGAAACATCTGACGGGCATGGGCGTCGCGTCGGTCGCGGCAGAGGGCTTTCAGGCGCCCGGCGTCGTGGTCAGCTACACCGACAATCCGGAGGTGAAATCCGGTGCGGCCTTCGTAAAAGAAGGCATGCAGATTGCTGCAGGCGTGCCGTTGCAGGTGGGCGAGCCTGCCGATTTCATGACCTTCCGGCTGGGGCTCTTCGGGCTCGACAAGCTTTATAACGTGCAGGGCACGCTGGACCGGTTGCTGCCGGTGCTTACCCGCGTGCTCTAG
- a CDS encoding Lrp/AsnC family transcriptional regulator, with product MTLDDLDRALLRLLVADAAQPASALGRQLGLSQPATWRRIRRLQEGGILTGRRLLLDAERLGFGVTVFLGIKLATKGRVSLEDFERAVGAIPEVQVVTHVLGLYDYRLRVVARDLADFERVLRRRIMTLPGVGTVEANVMLSEERRPGPL from the coding sequence GTGACGCTGGACGATCTGGACCGCGCCCTGCTGCGGCTACTGGTCGCGGATGCAGCGCAGCCGGCTTCTGCGCTGGGGCGGCAACTGGGGTTGAGCCAGCCCGCGACATGGCGGCGGATCAGGCGGTTGCAGGAGGGCGGCATCCTGACGGGCCGTCGCCTGTTGCTGGATGCAGAGCGGCTGGGCTTTGGGGTCACGGTCTTTCTGGGGATCAAGCTGGCCACCAAGGGGCGCGTGAGCCTTGAGGATTTCGAGCGCGCGGTCGGCGCGATCCCGGAGGTGCAGGTGGTGACGCATGTGCTGGGACTTTACGATTACCGCCTGCGGGTCGTGGCCCGCGACCTTGCGGATTTCGAGCGGGTGCTGCGGCGGCGGATCATGACGCTGCCGGGGGTCGGCACGGTCGAGGCCAACGTGATGCTGAGCGAGGAGCGCAGGCCGGGGCCGCTGTGA
- a CDS encoding Lrp/AsnC family transcriptional regulator: protein MLDDKDRALLRRLQADPSLTVPEVAALAGLTAGQAARRLDRMAADGVIRGQTAVIDWAALGYPLQVSLRVTLDKTVPGAFDAFLAAAREVAEVLEIQTFLGRVDVRLALVARDLAHYQALYRTRILSLPHIADIEALMDVAAVKSDESLPL, encoded by the coding sequence ATGCTGGATGACAAGGACAGGGCGCTGTTGCGCCGTTTGCAGGCGGACCCGAGCCTGACGGTTCCGGAAGTGGCGGCGCTGGCTGGCCTCACGGCGGGGCAGGCGGCGCGGCGGCTGGACCGCATGGCCGCTGACGGTGTGATCCGGGGGCAGACGGCGGTGATCGACTGGGCCGCCCTTGGGTATCCGTTGCAGGTCAGCCTGCGGGTGACACTGGACAAGACCGTGCCGGGGGCCTTCGATGCCTTCCTTGCGGCGGCGCGCGAGGTGGCGGAGGTGCTGGAGATCCAGACCTTTCTGGGCCGCGTCGACGTGCGGCTGGCCCTCGTCGCGCGGGATCTGGCGCATTACCAAGCTCTTTACCGGACCCGCATCCTGTCGCTGCCCCATATCGCGGATATCGAGGCGCTGATGGACGTGGCAGCCGTCAAATCCGATGAAAGCCTGCCGCTGTGA
- the ilvC gene encoding ketol-acid reductoisomerase encodes MRVYYDRDCDVNLIKDKKVAILGYGSQGHAHALNLRDSGAKNLVVALREGSPSAKKAEAEGLKVMGIAEAAAWCDLIMFTMPDELQAETYRKYVHDNLREGSAMAFAHGLNIHFGLIEPKPGVDIIMMAPKGPGHTVRGEYTKGGGVPCLVAVHQDASGKAMEIGLSYCSAIGGGRSGIIETNFRQECETDLFGEQAVLCGGLVELIRMGFETLVEAGYEPEMAYFECLHEVKLIVDLIYEGGIANMDYSISNTAEYGQYVSGPRILPYEETKKRMKDVLSDIQTGKFVRDFMLENTVGQPTLKASRRANDEHQIEVVGAKLREMMPWIGAGRMVDKAKN; translated from the coding sequence ATGCGCGTTTATTACGACCGCGATTGCGACGTGAACCTGATTAAGGACAAGAAGGTCGCGATCCTCGGCTACGGCAGCCAAGGCCACGCCCATGCGCTGAACCTGCGCGACAGCGGCGCGAAAAACCTCGTCGTCGCCCTGCGCGAAGGCTCGCCCTCTGCCAAGAAGGCCGAAGCCGAAGGCCTCAAGGTCATGGGCATCGCCGAGGCTGCGGCTTGGTGCGATCTGATCATGTTCACCATGCCCGACGAACTGCAGGCCGAGACCTACCGCAAGTACGTCCATGACAACCTGCGCGAAGGTTCCGCCATGGCCTTCGCCCACGGCCTGAACATCCACTTCGGCCTGATCGAGCCCAAGCCCGGCGTCGACATCATCATGATGGCGCCCAAGGGCCCCGGCCACACGGTCCGCGGCGAATACACCAAGGGCGGCGGCGTGCCCTGCCTCGTGGCCGTCCACCAGGACGCATCCGGCAAGGCGATGGAAATCGGCCTGTCCTATTGCTCCGCCATCGGCGGCGGTCGCTCCGGCATCATCGAGACGAACTTCCGCCAGGAATGCGAAACCGACCTCTTCGGCGAACAGGCCGTGCTGTGTGGTGGTCTGGTCGAACTGATCCGCATGGGATTCGAGACGCTGGTCGAGGCCGGTTACGAGCCCGAGATGGCCTATTTCGAGTGTCTGCACGAGGTGAAGCTGATCGTCGACCTGATCTACGAAGGCGGCATCGCCAACATGGATTACTCAATCTCGAACACGGCCGAATACGGCCAGTACGTGTCCGGCCCGCGCATCCTGCCGTATGAAGAGACGAAAAAGCGGATGAAGGACGTCCTCTCCGACATCCAGACCGGCAAGTTCGTGCGCGACTTCATGCTGGAAAACACCGTGGGCCAGCCGACGTTGAAGGCGTCCCGCCGCGCCAATGACGAACACCAGATCGAAGTCGTCGGCGCCAAGCTGCGCGAGATGATGCCCTGGATTGGCGCAGGCCGCATGGTGGACAAGGCCAAGAACTGA
- a CDS encoding aldehyde dehydrogenase family protein has product MDGRIEDVFAAQQARVAQRRVTQGLAARRAALDDLRRAILARQDDIVAALAADFGKHEVEVRLTEILPVLQEISHSRRHLRRWMRPRRVMPRLLMIGTSARVVPQARGVAMIIAPWNFPFQLAMGPLVSALAAGCAAIVKPSEMTPATSALVAEIVAQTFAPDLVSVVQGGADVATALLALPFDHIFFTGSPAVGRIVMAAAAQTLASVTLELGGKSPVIVGPDADVGRAAKWIAWGRFMNAGQTCVAPDHVFVHDSKRDALVRALQDRITAMYGSDPVASPALARIVDQRNLDRLTGLLQDAQSAGATLLGGGTGQAAAGKLAPVLVTGTTAEMTISGTEIFGPILPLIPYDDLDQVLARINAAPHPLALYVFGGPVLADRVMRTTTSGSVGVNLTVMPFIHAGLPFGGVGTSGMGAAHGHAGFKAFSHMRPVLRNRFLVMPLLFPPYTDRVRRLATWVQRLVT; this is encoded by the coding sequence ATGGATGGCCGGATTGAGGACGTCTTTGCCGCGCAGCAGGCGCGGGTCGCCCAGCGGCGTGTGACGCAGGGTCTGGCGGCGCGACGCGCGGCGCTGGACGATCTGCGGCGCGCCATCCTTGCGCGGCAGGATGACATCGTCGCCGCCCTGGCTGCGGATTTCGGCAAGCACGAGGTCGAAGTCCGGCTGACGGAAATCCTGCCTGTCCTGCAGGAGATCAGCCACAGCCGCCGTCATCTGCGCCGCTGGATGCGGCCGCGGCGCGTCATGCCGCGCCTGTTGATGATCGGCACATCGGCGCGTGTCGTCCCGCAGGCCCGCGGCGTCGCGATGATCATCGCGCCTTGGAATTTCCCGTTCCAGCTTGCCATGGGGCCGCTGGTGTCTGCCCTTGCGGCGGGCTGTGCGGCGATCGTCAAGCCGTCGGAGATGACGCCCGCAACCTCTGCCCTGGTGGCGGAGATTGTCGCACAGACCTTTGCCCCCGATCTGGTCAGTGTGGTTCAGGGTGGGGCGGATGTCGCGACCGCATTGCTGGCGCTGCCGTTCGACCATATCTTCTTTACCGGCAGCCCGGCGGTGGGGCGGATCGTCATGGCGGCGGCGGCACAGACGCTGGCGTCGGTCACGCTGGAACTGGGGGGCAAGTCGCCGGTGATCGTGGGGCCGGACGCGGACGTGGGCCGGGCGGCAAAATGGATCGCCTGGGGGCGGTTCATGAACGCGGGGCAGACCTGCGTCGCGCCGGACCACGTCTTTGTGCACGACAGCAAGCGCGACGCGCTGGTGCGCGCTTTGCAGGACCGGATCACGGCGATGTACGGCAGCGATCCTGTCGCCTCGCCCGCGCTGGCGCGGATCGTCGATCAGCGCAATCTGGACCGTCTGACCGGTCTGCTGCAGGACGCGCAGTCGGCTGGTGCGACGCTTCTGGGGGGCGGCACGGGGCAAGCCGCCGCAGGCAAGCTGGCACCGGTTCTGGTGACCGGGACGACCGCAGAGATGACGATCAGCGGGACCGAGATCTTTGGTCCTATCCTGCCGTTGATCCCTTATGACGACCTTGATCAGGTGCTGGCGCGGATCAACGCCGCACCGCATCCACTGGCGCTATACGTCTTCGGGGGACCGGTGCTGGCGGACCGGGTCATGCGGACCACGACATCTGGCAGCGTTGGCGTGAACCTGACGGTGATGCCCTTCATCCACGCGGGCCTGCCGTTCGGCGGCGTCGGCACCTCCGGCATGGGGGCGGCGCACGGGCATGCGGGGTTCAAAGCCTTCAGTCACATGCGGCCCGTGTTGCGGAACCGCTTTCTGGTGATGCCGCTGTTGTTTCCGCCCTATACCGACCGGGTCAGGCGTTTGGCGACATGGGTGCAGCGTCTGGTCACATGA
- a CDS encoding DMT family transporter yields the protein MQNSTTSSPAPTAGNWASIGVLGLIWGGTFMVVAVALRGYGPLTVACARTTLGALALLGLRAALQRPWPALTPRLLKYLALIGVLNTALPFALLSWGQQYVPSAFAGISMAALPLFVLPLAHVFSDEALSTRRLIGVIVGFTGALVLIGPGVLHIGSGWEPLGQLACLAAAVSYAIASIMTRRCPPIDPIVLAALTLAVGSAVLIPAMLLVEGIPGRAAPLQMGAIVFLGLFPTALAALLRVTVIRSAGSVFMTLVNYQVPLWSVLCGALILSETLPLRFFAALALILCGLAISQWASLTRLWSRAPA from the coding sequence ATGCAGAACTCAACCACAAGTTCCCCAGCCCCCACCGCCGGCAACTGGGCGTCGATCGGCGTCCTGGGGCTGATCTGGGGCGGCACCTTCATGGTGGTCGCCGTCGCCCTGCGCGGCTACGGCCCGCTGACGGTCGCCTGCGCGCGCACCACGCTGGGCGCACTGGCCCTTCTGGGCCTGCGCGCCGCACTCCAGCGGCCCTGGCCAGCCCTGACGCCGCGCCTTCTGAAATACCTCGCGCTGATCGGCGTGCTGAACACCGCCCTGCCCTTCGCCCTGCTGTCATGGGGCCAGCAATACGTCCCCTCGGCCTTCGCGGGCATCTCGATGGCGGCGCTACCGCTCTTTGTGCTGCCCCTCGCCCATGTCTTCAGTGACGAGGCGCTCTCCACCCGCCGCCTGATCGGCGTCATCGTGGGCTTCACCGGCGCGCTGGTGCTGATCGGCCCCGGCGTCCTGCACATCGGATCGGGGTGGGAACCGCTGGGGCAGCTCGCCTGCCTCGCCGCCGCCGTGTCCTACGCCATCGCCAGCATCATGACCCGCCGCTGCCCGCCGATCGACCCGATCGTGCTCGCGGCCTTGACGCTCGCGGTGGGCAGCGCCGTGCTGATCCCGGCGATGCTGCTGGTCGAAGGCATCCCCGGCCGCGCCGCCCCCTTGCAGATGGGCGCCATCGTCTTCCTCGGCCTCTTCCCCACCGCCCTCGCCGCCCTTCTGCGCGTCACGGTGATCCGCTCGGCGGGATCGGTCTTCATGACGCTGGTGAATTATCAGGTGCCGCTCTGGTCGGTCCTCTGCGGTGCGCTGATCCTGTCAGAGACTCTGCCCCTGCGCTTCTTCGCGGCCCTCGCCCTGATCCTCTGCGGCCTCGCGATCAGCCAATGGGCCAGCCTGACGCGCCTCTGGTCCCGCGCCCCCGCCTGA
- the glmM gene encoding phosphoglucosamine mutase, with translation MDRIFGTDGIRGTANIYPMTADMALRIGAAAGRYFRNDGSNGHRVVIGKDTRLSGYMFESALTAGLTSTGMNVLLLGPVPTPAVGMLTTSMRADVGIMISASHNPHHDNGIKFFGPDGFKLSDDAEDEITRLVSDGVEPVQAGNIGRAKRIDDGRFRYAERLKASFPHGMRLDGLKVVIDCAHGAAHRVAPEVLWELGATVIGIGTAPDGFNINAGCGSTDTALAARTILEHGADVGICLDGDADRVMILDETGRVADGDQIMALMAARWARAGTLANGTLVATVMSNLGLERFLQAQGLSLERTAVGDRHVVTAMRAGGHNLGGEQSGHIVMTDYATTGDGLLAGLHFLAAMIETGQPASALTQSFETVPQLLKNVRYAAGTDPLAAAAVQGVIRDAEARLAGQGRLLIRKSGTEPLVRVMAECEDPDLLVQVVDEIVAAVARAA, from the coding sequence ATGGACAGGATTTTCGGAACCGACGGGATCAGGGGCACCGCCAACATCTATCCGATGACCGCCGACATGGCCCTGCGGATCGGGGCTGCCGCCGGGCGCTATTTCCGCAACGACGGGTCGAACGGCCATCGCGTCGTGATCGGCAAGGACACGCGGCTGTCGGGCTACATGTTCGAGAGTGCCTTGACGGCGGGCCTGACCAGCACCGGCATGAACGTGCTGCTGCTGGGGCCTGTGCCGACGCCGGCGGTGGGGATGCTGACGACGTCCATGCGGGCGGACGTGGGCATCATGATCTCGGCCAGTCACAACCCGCACCATGACAACGGCATCAAGTTCTTTGGCCCCGACGGGTTCAAGCTGTCGGATGACGCCGAGGACGAGATCACGCGTCTGGTGTCGGATGGCGTGGAGCCGGTGCAGGCCGGCAATATCGGGCGTGCCAAGCGCATCGACGACGGGCGGTTCCGCTATGCGGAGCGGCTCAAGGCGTCTTTCCCGCACGGGATGCGTCTGGACGGTCTGAAGGTCGTGATCGACTGCGCCCATGGCGCCGCACACCGGGTGGCCCCGGAGGTGCTGTGGGAACTGGGCGCCACGGTGATCGGCATCGGCACCGCACCGGACGGGTTCAACATCAACGCAGGCTGCGGGTCCACGGATACAGCACTCGCCGCGCGGACAATTTTGGAACATGGCGCGGACGTGGGCATCTGTCTGGACGGCGACGCGGACCGGGTGATGATTCTGGACGAGACCGGGCGCGTGGCGGACGGCGACCAGATCATGGCGCTGATGGCCGCCCGCTGGGCGCGGGCGGGTACACTGGCGAACGGCACGCTGGTGGCCACGGTCATGTCCAATCTTGGGCTGGAGCGGTTCCTGCAGGCGCAGGGCCTGTCGCTGGAACGCACCGCCGTCGGTGACCGCCATGTCGTGACCGCGATGCGCGCGGGCGGGCACAATCTGGGTGGCGAGCAGTCGGGCCATATCGTGATGACCGATTACGCGACTACCGGCGACGGGCTGCTGGCGGGCCTGCATTTCCTGGCGGCGATGATCGAGACGGGCCAGCCAGCCAGTGCGCTGACGCAAAGTTTCGAGACAGTGCCGCAACTGCTGAAGAACGTGCGTTACGCGGCGGGGACCGATCCGCTGGCGGCTGCGGCGGTGCAGGGGGTGATCCGCGACGCAGAGGCGCGGCTGGCGGGACAGGGGCGTCTGCTGATCCGCAAGTCGGGGACGGAGCCGCTGGTGCGGGTCATGGCGGAATGCGAGGATCCGGACCTGCTGGTGCAGGTGGTGGACGAGATCGTGGCGGCGGTCGCGCGCGCGGCGTGA